From Tachypleus tridentatus isolate NWPU-2018 chromosome 8, ASM421037v1, whole genome shotgun sequence, a single genomic window includes:
- the LOC143222194 gene encoding 5-hydroxytryptamine receptor 2C-like: MTGYGQLHVIFYLDSNNTLELTTTNISEDISLTVEMNLTKIHVNKTMEDIVESMTVMNNTSSNLIDGYNWLSLLLLMFVISGVLGNVLVCLAICRERRLQNVTNYFLLSLAVADLLVCMVVMPFGIVDQLFGYWPIGSSACNVWVTCDVLGCTSSIIHMCFISLGRYLGIRNPLKTRGTSKKVVTIKIAIVWLVSMVITSPITVLGNINTENIHSTNYICAINNRFFFVFGSLSAFYIPMFVMVTSYVLTVRLLQQKAKYCAEKSNRRVPFTKRHRRQSLQQSSTDPFGTTTKKENSKCNKCGACQHQDTHEEETFLDPRHGNSRVSYVDFHGSLKRQNNIKFKVIGGVICALGSSSQVMNEQKATKVLGIVFFCFAICWTPFFTLNILLPFTDPTTFPDYLTTTFLWLGYVSSTINPIIYTIFNKKFRRAFWILLSCTCCLNNIKSPTINEMATWPTKSKPFVVKSDYPPANPIEPIY; encoded by the exons ATGACAGGCTATGGTCAACTTCACGTCATATTTTATCTCGACTCAAACAATACACTGgaactaacaacaacaaatatttctgaAGATATTTCGTTAACAGTAGAAATGAATTTGACAAAAATTCATGTGAACAAAACAATGGAAGACATTGTGGAATCAATGACAGTTATGAACAATACGTCTTCTAATTTAATCGATGGATATAACTGGCTAAGCTTACTACTTCTGATGTTCGTTATTTCAGGGGTCTTAGGAAACGTGTTAGTCTGTCTCGCAATATGTCGAGAACGTCGTCTCCAGAACGTCACTAACTATTTCCTGTTGTCGCTCGCTGTGGCTGACCTACTTGTCTGTATGGTAGTCATGCCATTCGGGATAGTGGATCAGCTATTTG GTTACTGGCCAATTGGATCTTCGGCCTGTAATGTTTGGGTAACATGCGACGTTCTTGGTTGTACTTCGTCGATTATTCACATGTGTTTTATCTCACTTGGCCGCTACTTGGGAATTCGTAACCCCCTCAAAACTCGCGGGACCTCCAAAAAGGTAGTTACCATAAAAATTGCAATAGTATGGTTGGTTTCCATGGTAATAACGAGTCCAATCACAGTGCTTGGAAAcattaacactgaaaatatacATTCAACAAACTATATTTGTGCCATAAATaatcgatttttttttgtatttggttcATTGTCTGCTTTCTACATTCCCATGTTCGTTATGGTGACATCCTATGTCTTAACAGTCCGTCTCCTGCAACAAAAGGCTAAGTATTGCGCAGAAAAATCCAATCGAAGGGTGCCCTTCACAAAGCGGCATCGAAGGCAGTCATTACAACAATCATCCACCGACCCGTTTGGTACCACCAcgaaaaaagaaaacagtaagtGCAACAAGTGTGGCGCTTGCCAACATCAGGACACACATGAGGAAGAAACATTCCTAGATCCTCGTCATGGAAACTCACGTGTAAGTTATGTAGATTTTCATGGTTCCCTGAAGAggcaaaataacataaaattcaaAGTAATAGGAGGAGTGATTTGTGCTTTAGGTTCAAGTTCGCAAGTGATGAATGAACAAAAGGCGACCAAAGTTCTTGGAATCGTTTTCTTCTGCTTTGCTATTTGTTGGACTCCCTTCTTTACGTTAAATATTCTGCTCCCGTTCACAGACCCCACAACTTTCCCTGACTACCTCACAACTACTTTCCTCTGGTTGGGTTATGTGTCGTCCACTATTAACCCTATCATTTATACCATCTTCAACAAAAAATTTAGGAGAGCTTTTTGGATACTCTTGTCGTGCACATGTTGTTTAAACAACATTAAGTCTCCCACCATTAACGAAATGGCCACATGGCCAACAAAGTCTAAACCTTTTGTGGTGAAAAGTGACTATCCGCCTGCTAATCCTATAGAACCAATATACTGA